From Pseudomonas hormoni:
CCGGTTTTTTGACGGTGTTTGGCATAAAGCCAGGCCCAATGACGGGCTTGGGGCTACTCTTGCTTTCGTGCCTTACCGCACTGGCGTACCTCTGGAATTACTGGGAAATATCTGCAATTGTCACGAGTTACGAAGGAGTATTGAAAGCACTTTTAGGTGCTCTTGCAATTGGCGTGGCCACCGTATCGAAAATCTACTCTGACGCAGGGATTGCCGAGCTGACTGGCCTGTCACCGCAGGATCTGCCGGGAGCTCAATTACTGCTTACTTTCCTGCTTACTCTTATCATCTGGTTCGTGGGTTTATCGTTGTTATTCGGATATTTGAGTTTGCCCGTGATTGGCTTTCTGTTTCTCCGAAGCCTGTACCGTGATGCTCGCAAGAAAAAAGACGATAAAAAAAATGAGTCGAATCTGCGTGACGTGACAGCGCTGGTGGCCGTGACTTTTTTTGTGATCATTTTGCTGTCCATATCGGAAAAAATAGCCAGCAAGAATTTTTATGAACCACGACTGAAACAGGCAATCGCATTCGCCTCATTCCATTTGCCCACCACCTACTGCGGTCTCCCGGATACGAAGGGGGTACAAGTAGCGCCCATGTCAGATGACAGAGCGGCCATTGCGATACTCGATGGAAAACTCGGTTACACATTTGACCTTATCGACTGCAAACCCAAAAACAAGGGTAGCGATGAAGTTAACGCCATCCTGGAAAAATCCAATTCGATTCAAAAAAATGCTGTAAGTACGCTGGCTCCAGCTCAGGCTACGATCGGCATGAAATAAGGGCAATGTTGATTGAGGGTTGGGGGCGCTCGGCAAAACTCACGAGTCACCCAACATGTCCAAGCCCCCAACCCTGAGTGCCACGGGCTAGCGCCCAAGCGCCGCTTCAATCTTCGCGACATCAATTTTCCCCATCTCCATCATCGCCTCGAACGCACGCTTGGCCGCCGCTCGATCGGGATTGTTGATCGCTGCCGTCAGGACACGCGGGGTGATCTGCCACGACAGTCCCCACTTGTCCTGGCACCAGCCGCAGACGTTTTCCTGGCCACCGTTTCCGACAATCGCGTTCCACAAGCGGTCCGTTTCGGCCTGGTCGTCGGTCGCCACCTGGAACGAGAACGCCTCGTTGTGCTTGACCCCTGACCCGCCGTTCAGCCCGAGACACGGGATGCCCATCACCGTGAATTCGACGGTCAGGACATCACCCTGCTTGCCCGCCGGATAGTCACCCGGCGCACGAAGGACAGTGCCCACCGTGCTATCAGGAAACGTCTTGGCGTAGAACGTCGCGGCATCCAGTGCGTCGCCGTCGTACCAGAGACAAATCGTGTTTTTGCTGGTCATTTTGGTTCTCCAACAGTGGGCTGACATTTCATTCTAGCCAAGCACTCAGTCAGGTAAGTGGCGCCATACTGACGCTCGCTACTCGGCGTCTTCGAACGTTCCTGTTCGCACCTCGCCGCTGCGCACGTAGCGGGTGATCAGCACACCGCCCGGCGTTGTGGTCGAGTGTGCCAGCGTGAAGGCCGACGCGAATGCGCTGTCGTCGAACAGGCGTTTGCCGCGCCCCAGCACGACGGGAAAAATCATCAGCCGAAGCTCGTCCACCAATCCGGCTGCCAGCAGTTGGCGCACCAGGTCGCCGCTGCCCTGCGTCAATAGCCGGGCGCCGTCCTGCTGCTTGAGTGCGCGAATCAAGTCGACAATGTTTCCCTTCAGCGCATGACTGTTGTGCCACGCAAGCGTATCGGCTCGATGCGTCGCCACGTGCTTGGGCACGCTGTTGAACGGGTCTGCAATCGGGTGGTTATGGATGCGCGGCCAATACGCCGCGAAGATGTCGTAGGTACGACGCCCCAGCAGCAACTCGAACGGCTGCGAGAACAGATCCGTTATGGCCTGGCCGGTGGCTTCGTCGGCATAGGGCACGATCCAGCCACCGAAGCGGAATTCGCCGCTGCGATCCTCTTCGGGTCCGCCGGGTGCCTGGATCACGCCATCCAGACTGATGAAAGCGGCAACGGTGAGTGTGCGCATGGTCTTCTCCCGGTTCGTCTTCGTGAACATTCTTGTGCAGGGAACGCCGACGATCACCGCGACCATCCGATTCACTCCCTGACCCATAGTCGAACGAGACGCTGCGAAATCGACAGTGCGATGTACATGTAAATGCCAGGTTCACAATTTCCGCGTACCTTGTCCGACATTGAGCGTCTCAACGCGGCCACCTGGCCTCCCTCCTCAAGGAAGAACAATGATCATTGCTTCAGCTTCAACGAATGCAGCGATGTCTGCCTACACCTCTGCCGTCGATACAAAGGCTGCAGCCGATGCGCAAAAACGCGTCACGCAGGATGATCAGGCAAAGCCGCAGAACGATGATTCAGTGAGCCTGTCCAGCACCTCTACCGATTACAGCGCCTCGATCACGGGTAACGCGCCGTTCTTCCCGGTGCGTTCGGGGATGAACGCCGATGCACTCGTTCTGGGCGTCTCCAAGCCTGGCGCGATCTCCAGTTCCAAGGACAAGACTTTTGCCGAAGTGTCCGCTGATGCCCGCAAGCGCATGGACGAAAAATACGCGCTGATGATCGCCAGCGGCAAACCGTACACCGGCAGCGATGAAGACCGTAATGCGTTGATGGGCGATCTGGACCGACGCTCACTGAACGCCGTCGCCACCAATCAGGGCGGGAAGTTCACCGCGCAAGAACAAGCCTCGGCGCAAGCCTTGATGCGCCAGCAAGCCCGGCTCGCCACCGGTTATTACAGCGGCCCGGCGGACCAGCAAAAAAACTGGAAAGACCCGTTTATCAATGACCCTTTCGGTCGGGCCACGGCGGCGCTGGCTTTTATGGACAACATGAGCCCTGAAGAAAAAGCCACCCCTGAGTGGCTGTCCCAGCACTTGTCGCTGGAAGCGGCATTGAATCAAAGCGGTGGCGCGGACCCCGCCGAGAAAAAGACCGGACACTTTCACAACCTGGCTGAAATCCTCGCGGGTGTCGTGACGGACGGATCGGACAGCGAACAATCCAGCGCAGCCAGGAACGCTGATTCGAGCGCCGAGATTCTGAAGAAGCTTCAATCACTGACGTCATGACACTGGTCGAACGCAGATTTGCTGGCGAAGCGATCCTGACATTGGCGTGACGCCTTCGCACCCTTCGTGCGCCCTACTCCTCAAAACGCCCCGTGCCGTCACGGTCGCGCGCGTATCGTCTCGTGAGCGGAAACGGCGGCAACCAGGACTCGCGACGGGTGATCCAGCTTTCGTAGGTGGGCGTCAGTTGATCAGGAGCATCCAGGGACCCCAGGTTCACCTCGATTTCGTCGTCGGTGCGGGCGAAAACCGAAGAGCCGCAGTGCGGACAGAAAAAACGCCCGGCGTAGTCGCGTGTTTCGCCAGTGATCGTCACCGCGTCCTGAGGGAATATCGCGGAAGCGTGAAACAGCGCGCCATGATGCTTGCGGCAGTCGAGGCAGTGGCACAGGCCGACCCGGTAAGGGCGTCCCGACGCTTCAATTCGAACGTTGCCGCACAGGCAACCGCCGGTAAATCGGTCCATGCTGCGCCTCCTCTCATTTATGCGGTCGGAAGGTTAATAACGATAGCAGCCCCACTGGTCGCTACGAACTTGCTCTCTAGATGCTTTTTACCTAACTTTGGATCTATGGATTCAAAAAGAGGTAATGAACATGGCCGTTGCCCTCCAGCAACAAGCCTTTAGCAAGCGCCAGTGTGTAACGGGCCTGCGTGCCGCTGTCGGCATCCTCGAGAAGTGGGAGGCGTCCAGCGATCAGGCCTGCCGTATCCTGCGCATTTCCCGCAGCACCTACACCCGCGCCCGCCAACGCGATCCCGACTGGGCCGTGGCGCTGGACGCGGATCAGATGCAGCGCATCAGCTTTGTGCTCAACATCCACGCCGCCTTGCGCCTGGTGTTCGATAACCCAGAGAACGTCTACGGCTTCCCGTCGATGGCCAACGATAACGAATTCTTCAACGGTCGCTCGCCGCTAGAGATCATGGCTCAGGGCGACATGATTTCGCTGTATGAAACCTTCCGCCGCATCGACGTGCTGCGCGGTGCGCAATGGTGAGGCTGAGCGAACTGGCAGAACTTGCCGGTGAGCCATTGCAGGCCTATCGACTGGTCAATTCCAAGTTCCCACCGGTGGCGTTGTTTGATGACGTTGCCGACGCGGACGAGTTCGAGGTGCTGTATCAGATACAGGAACTCACCAACCCCAGGTTGAAAAATGAAGTGGGTCGCCTTGAGCTGATTCGCCGCAGTGAAATCCCGTTCGGTATTCCGGGCTGCTCTTACGCGACCGCGCCGTTCACCCACGTCAACCCGGCGGGTTCGCGGTTCAGCGACGGCCGTTTTGGGGTGCTGTACCTGGCGGACACCATGGAAACGGCACTGGCCGAAGTGAAGCATCACCAGAGTCTGTATTGGTCGAACGTGCCGAGCCTGAACTATGAGCGGTTTGTTTTCCGGGGGCTGTCCTGCTCTTTTGTGGAGGCAGGGATGAAGGATGCGACGTCCATTGCGATGACCGATCCTGTTTATGATCCGGACGAATACACGGATTCCCGTCGTTTGGGGAAGTTGGTCAAAGAGGCGGGTTGTCCCGGGCTTCGTTACCACTCGGTGCGAATGCACGGCAGTCATTGCTGGGCGTTGATGACGCCGAAGCCGGTTTTATCGGTTATTCAGGCGGCGCATTACGAGATGATCTGGAATGGGCAGGTGACGAGTGTCAGTCAGATCAGTGAGGCTTGATTGCGTTATGCAGGAATGAAAACGGGCGCCTTGATAGGCGCCCGTTTTTTTGTGCGGTGATGTTTACCAACTGCCGAAGGGGATGCCGTATTTCTCGACGTAGCGTTTGGACTCGTCGGACAACGGGTAGTAGTTGCCGCCTGATTTTCCAAGGTGTGGCCCCAAGGGTTCTATTTCTGCTTGAGCACGAGCCACCTTGACTGACTTCAAGCATTTATCAGTCACCCACACCTGTACGATGCCGCCGGGGGCAAGTCCCAGGTAAACCATGGTTATGTAATTGGCTGGCTCGTTGGGCGTTGCCGGGCAACGCTCATTTACCGAGGCGTGCATGATCTGCCGTGCTTCTTCGGGTATATCGACCCACGCACGATAGGTCTTCGACTCGACAACCGATTGCCATCGAACAAAGATACGTTTCGGTAAATCTGCTCCAACTACGCCACGGATACCGCTGCTGATATATTTACTCCAGCCACGAGCTGCTTCGGTACCGTCTTCGGAGTCGTGACTACCCGCCGTGCCTCCACCGGTGCGACGAAATAGCTTGTCGTTAATGTCTTCAACAGCAGAGTCTTCCACCCATACCTTCATGTAGGCGGGCTCAACGAAGCTGAGGCTCCACCATTGATCTTTGGGATCGTTTTCGCCGGAAAGTGGGTCGGCTGCCTGACATCCCGCTACTAAAAACGCGCCCAGTAAAATTAGGATCGAGCGCATTAAAACGTTCTCCAGTTAGAGTCAGGTACATGAGGATGTCTTACCCGAACGCCATCGTCAGTGGGTGCATTGGTGTAACGAACAGTCACGCCGCGCTCGCGGTTTGCACCAATAGGATTACTCCAATTGGCAGAAGTGTGAATGTATTTGAGTTTCAATAATTTCTCTTCGCCGGGATCAAGGTTGTAATTCCCGGCGAGGATCTTGTCGCAAATTGGCTGAAGCTCAGAAGGTAAGCTGTATGAGGGATCGTTCTCATCAAGAACTTCAAACTGAACGCCCTTCTCTTTAGCCAATTTGTACATCAAGCGCAAATACACCAACGATAGTTTGCCGCTGACTATCCGCTTGAGTTGCACTCCTGCATACACCCGCATTTTTTTTGGTCCTGACGTCCCTTGCTCCTTGTCATGTGGCAGTGTTGGCTTTGGAGTGACCACCTCCAGCATCGTCTCAGGCCAACCAGTGGCAACCATTTTTACTTTTTGCTGCATCGCATCCCGGTAGATGGATGTAGTTTTGACATCGGTGCCATTGGGTACCGTGAGTGCCTGCATAGGGCTGACCAGCACGCACTCCTCCACTTCCTCACGGTAGCCACCGCCAATATCGGAGTGTACCCCTGGTACCGGGATTTCAGGATGCGCAGGAATCACTGTGCTCAACGCAAAATTGGCACGACGCTCATCACGGGCGGTAATTTGAACGACATCGGTAAAGTATTTGCGGTCTAGGTAAAGCTTGATTCCAGGAGCGACAGGACTCTGGATATTCCCCAGATTGGTGAATCCCGCGACAGAAGGAACGGTATCGAACAAACCGATAAAGCTCATCGAAATCTCGCTATTGTACTGACCTGTAAAGCTGGCGCTAAAGCCATTGGGATTGCTACGCAACACCTCTCCCAGTGGCCCCTGCTGGCAGCGCACGATCTCATTTGCAAAATGCCTGGCCGCTGCTGCACCTCGACTGAAACCAAACGTATCGAAGGTCAGTGAAGTGATTTCACTGCCGGGGTTTTGATCGACGACTTGCTTGATCAGGACTTTCAACCGAGAAAATGCGTTTTGGACCTTACTCGCTACACCCGTTTCACCCCGTCCGGTGGCGGCATTACCAAAGCTGTCTTTGTTCCCGCTTTCCGTACCGATTCCGTCGACGTACAGGCTTCGCAACGCCAGTATGGGCGAACCTTCCCCCTTCACGTCTTTGTTGGCTGGGTACAGTTCATACAGTCTGAAAACATTACTCACATCATTCCCATAACTCCCCTCCGGATCCGCCATATACGGCTTGCAGCTCGCATCGACGTCTTCCGGGCGAATCGGGTGATGGGCGCCACACAATAATCCTGACGCCGAGTTGCCCGCATTGTTCAGCGTCCCATCGAAGAACACACCAATGCGCAACGCGACTCGGACTTTCTCTTTCGCAGCCGCCGGTGCCTTGCCGTATTTCTCATACTCGGCCCAGCGCTTGGCGTAGATGTCGACGGGTTTGGCTTCGTCGTATCAGAAGTTTTTCGGGGGGTTGGGTACGTATCCACTCATTCCTTGATCACCTGCTCCTTGGTGCAACGGGCGCTGAGGGTGCCACCGTGGATCCAATCAAGCAACGCATAGCCAGATGCCGTCACTCGGACAACATGGACCTTTATCCATCTATTGCTTTCGTCAATGGTCACCATTAATTCAATGAAGTTCTCTTAAAAATTCCGCGGCGTAACATCGCCTCCATACCAAACAACTACACCCCGGAGCACACACTCATGAATCGCCAACTCTTCCTCAGCATCGCTTTCTCGGTTTTTGCAGTTAACGCTTTCGCCGCTTCTTCTGCTCACCCGGTTGTCGCTGAAGGCGGCTCGGATCGTCTGATTGAAAGTCGTGTGGCTGAGGGTGGTTCGGATCGTCTGATCGAAAACCGCGTCGCTGAAGGCGGCTCCGACCGTCTGATCGAAAACCGCGTCGCTGAAGGTGGCTCCGATCGTCTGATCGAAAACCGTGTCGCTGAGGGTGGTTCCGACCGCCTGATCGAAAACCGCGTCGCCGAAGGTGGTTCCGACCGCCTGATCGAAAACCGCGTCGCCGAAGGTGGTTCCGACCGCCTGATCGAAAGCCGCGCTGTATGAATGAATAGTCCTACCGCGGTACTCGACAAAAAGCCCGGCCTCATCAGCCGGGCTTTTTTGCGTCAACCAAATGAATGTCCTTCATTGAAGTGAAGCCGCGGCACGCCTCTTCGCGTGTCGCGCCAGCCCGATCTTGATGCCGACCAGGATGGGCGCGGCGACTGCAAAAAACAGGGTAACGGCTACAAACGCAGTGTCGAAGGCAATCACCGTGGACTGACCTGTCACGACACGTCCCAGCAAGCTTGTCGCCGCCCGGCCCGCGGCCACTGCCGAACGAAGCCTCTTGAGGGGGCGAGTACCGCCACAGCACTGCGAGGAGGCCTACCGGCCGGCCTGTCATTTGAAGCGTTTGCGTTCCCCTGTGGGAGCTAGCCTGCTAGCGATGGACGTTAACGATAACGCGTGCGGTCTGAATGAACGCGCTGTCTGGACGTCCATCGCTAGCAGGCTAGCTCCCACAGGTATGAGTTCGCTCCAGTTGTTGATCTGGCTTTTGCTTTGGCTTTTGATCCTGCTTTTGATCTTGATCTGCCCCGTCGGAAGGCCGAGCGCAGGTTCTGCGCAGTGGGCAACCCGGCAGGGATGCCGGGTTAGCCGCCCCCGGCCATGGATGGCCGATGGCGGCGGGCCCACGGAGCAGGACCGGAGTGAGGGCATGGCGAGCATTAGCGAGCCACCGTACGTCAGGGGCGCTGGCGCTTGGTTACTTGGCGCTTTTCCAAGTAACCCGCCGTAAGGGCGGAACCATTAGCGGCCGTAACCGCAGAAACGGATATGTCCCCCAATCCCATCCACCAACCGCCGACTGTCGTCCGCTTGATTCGGAGCGGTGACCACACATCCCCTCTCCGGACAAGTACACACCTCCAGATTACTGTTCGTCTGCCGAACCGAATTCGTAACCAGGTCGCGGGTCCCACTGGAATAAGCGTAACCCGCTCCGGAGTTCCTTCAATGACCCACTCGCATTCCCCACCCGCCCCCGCGCAAGCCCTGCTACTCGAAGCCAACGCCTGGGTCCCCAATAACCCCCACCTGCCAGTGCTCATTTACCCCAAGGCAATCGCCGTCCAAGGCAGCGATCCAGCGGCGCTGTTCGAGAAAACGTTCAAGGCCAATGGCTGGCCACCGCAATGGCGTTACGGAGTCTACGACTTTCACCACTATCACACCGAAGGCCATGAAGTGCTTGGCATTGCCAGCGGTCATGCGCGTTTGATGCTGGGCGGTCCGGATGGTCATGTGCTGGAAGTGAGTGCGGGTGATGTGGTGTTGCTGCCAGCGGGCATCGGCCACTGCAACCTGAGTTCAAGCGACGATTTCCTGGTAGTCGGTGCCTACCCGCCGGGGCAGCACGCCGATATTTGCCGCGAGGCGCCGAGTGCCGGGCAACAGGCAAGCATCGACACGCTGCCCTTTCCCGAGCGCGATCCGGTGCAGGGTGAGGAAGGTGCGGTAGGCCAACACTGGGGCAGCCAGCGTCAGCCATGACAACCTTGCCCTCTCCCCCGCGAGAGAGGGCGAACGCCAACCCTAGGTGTGATTGATTTCCCGATCCTTGGTTTCCGGCAGAAAGAACGTGCCGAGTATGGCCGTCATCACCGCAATGACGATCGGGTACCACAGCCCGTAGTAGATATCCCCCGTGGCCGCGACCATGGCAAATGCCACCGTCGGCAGGAAGCCGCCAAACCAGCCGTTGCCGATGTGGTAAGGCAGTGACATCGAGGTGTAGCGGATGCGCGCCGGGAACAGTTCCACCAACCAGGCAGCGATCGGGCCGTAGACCATGGTCACGTAGATCACCAGGATGGTCAGCAGCAACAACACCATCGGGTAGTTGGTCTTGGCCGGGTCAGCCTTCTCGGGGTAGCCGGCGTCCTTGAGGGCGGTGCCGAGGGTGGCGGCGAAGGCGTCGTTGCGGGTCTTGAAATCGGCGGCCGGCATGCCGGTGCCTTCGAAGCTCTCGACCACTTTGCCGCCGATGCGAACCTGAGCGACAGTGCCTGGCGCGGCTTTTTCGTTGGTGTAGGGAATGGCCCGCTTCGCCAGAACGGTTTTGGCGAGGTCGCAGGAGCTGTTGAATTTGGCTTTGCCCACCGGGTCGAACTGGAACGAGCACTGGTCTGGATCAGCGACCACCGTCACCGGATTTTTCGCCTGCGCCGCGAACACGTCGGGGTTACCGTATTTGGTCAACGCGTGAAAGATCGGGAAGTAAGTCACGGCCGCGAGAATGCAGCCGGCCATGATGATGCCCTTGCGGCCGATGCGGTCGGACAGGCTGCCGAATATGACGAAAAACGGCGTGCCGATCAGCAGCGAACCAGCGATCAGCAGGTTGGCGGTCTGCGGGTCGATCTTGAGCATTTGCAGGAGGAAGAACAGCGCGTAGAACTGCCCGGTGTACCAGACGACGGCCTGGCCGGCGGTGCCGCCGAGCAGTGCCATGATCACGATTTTGAGGTTGTCCCAGCGGGCGAAAGATTCGGTCAGCGGCGCCTTGGACGCCTTGCCTTCGGCCTTCATCTTCAGGAACACCGGCGACTCACTGAGTTGCAGACGGATGTACACCGAGACGATCAGCAACAGGATCGACAGCAGGAAAGGTATCCGCCAGCCCCAGGCCTCGAAAGCCTCAGTGCCGAGGATTGTCCGGCAGGCGAGGATCACCAGCAGCGACAGGAACAGGCCGAGGGTCGCGGTGGTTTGAATCCACGAGGTGAAATAGCCGCGTTTGCCCTTCGGCGCATGCTCCGCCACGTAGGTCGCCGCGCCGCCGTACTCACCGCCCAGCGCCAGACCTTGCAGCAGGCGCAGGGTGATCAGGATGACCGGCGCCGCTACGCCGATGGTCGCGTAGCCGGGTAGAAAACCGACGATGGCAGTGGAGATACCCATAATGACAATGGTGATGAGGAAGGTGTGCTTGCGCCCGATCATGTCACCCAGGCGACCGAACACGATGGCGCCGAAGGGCCGTACGGCAAACCCCGCAGCGAACGCGAGCAGCGCGAAGATGAAGGCGGTAGTCTCGTTGACGCCGGCGAAAAAGTGCTTGGCGATGATCGCGGCGAGGGAGCCGTAAAGGTAGAAGTCGTACCATTCGAACACGGTGCCCAGGGACGAGGCGAAGATAACCTTGCGCTCCTCCCTGGTGATCCCGTGGTGGGGCGCGTTGCCCGTGGTGGTGTTGTCGATTGCGGCCATGAGTCTTCTCCGTCTTGCTCTTGTTGTAGGCCGGAGCACCTCACTGACACTGCCGCACCCAGGCCTTGGGCTGAAGTCATCGGACTACGGAATGCACAAAGCCTGGCAACAGGCTGACCGCCTCACATCGCTGCAAGGTTTCCTGAAGCATAATCACCTTCGCGCAGATATCCACTCGCCATCATGCGCAAACCCGAACATACGCGGAGAACCCGCCATGAATCAGCGTAAAACCGGCTACGCCCCCGTCAACGGCCTGCGGATCTATTTCGAGATTCACGGCGCTGCGAACCCCACTCAACCGCTCCTCGTCCTGCTGCATGGCGGCGGCGATACCGTCGAGACGTCGTTCGGCCAGATCCTGCCGGTGCTGGCGGCCGAGCGTCAGGTCATTGCCGTTGAGCAACAGGGTTATGGACACACGGCGGACATCGTCGACCGTCCGTTCAGCTTCGAGCAATCCGCGGACGACACGGCGGCATTGCTCGCGTATCTGCACATCGAGCAAGCGGACCTGTTCGGTTTCAGCAATGGCGGCACCATCGCCTTGCAGGTGGCGATCAGGCATCCGAACGCCGTGCGCAAGATCGTGGCGGCGTCCGCGCTGGTCAATCGCGCCGGCGCCTATCCGTGGCTCTGGGAAGCGATGGCCAACGCCACGCTGGAGAACATGCCGCCGCACTTGCAGGAGGCGTATCTCAAGGTCGCGCCGCAGCCCGGGAACCTGCGGCTGATGCACGACAAGGCAGCCCGGCGCATGCGCGATTTCAAGGACATCCCCGACGACGATATCCGCCGCATCACCGCGCCGACATTGGTAGTGGTCGGCGACGCCGACGTCATCCGCCCCGAACATGCCGTGGAGATGTTCCGGCTCCTGGCGCACGCGCAGCTTGTTGTGCTCCCTGGCACCGATCACCTGCAGGTGACGGCGCGCACCGAATGGCTGGTGCCGATGATCGACGCGTTTCTCGATGCCTGAAAACGGGCGCCAATGCCCGCTTTCAGAGGTTCACCCCTGACTGCAGCGTGCCCCCGGCAGGCTGGCGCGATTGGAATCCGTGGACCATTGCCAGCGTCGATAGTCACCATCAATTCAATGAAGTTCTCATAAAAAATCCGCGGCGTAACATCAGCTCCATACCAAACAACTACACCCCGGAGCACACCATCATGAAACGCCAACTCTTCCTCAGCATCGCTTTCTCGGTTTTTGCAGTTAACGCTTTCGCCGCTTCCTCTGCTCACCCGGTTGTCGCTGAAGGCGGCTCGGATCGTCTGATTGAAAGCCGTGTGGCTGAGGGTGGTTCGGATCGTCTGATCGAAAACCGCGTCGCCGAAGGTGGCTCCGACCGCCTGATCGAAAACCGCGTCGCTGAAGGTGGTTCCGACCGTCTGATCGAGAACCGCGTCGCTGAAGGTGGTTCCGACCGCCTGATCGAAAACCGCGTTGCTGAAGGTGGTTCCGACCGTCTGATCGAAAACCGCGTCGCTGAAGGTGGTTCCGACCGTCTGATCGAAAGCCGCGTCGCTGAAGGTGGTTCCGACCGTCTGATCGAAAGCCGCATTGCCGAAGGTGGTTCCGACCGCCTGATCGAAAGCCGCGCCGTATGAATGAATAGCCCTACCGAAGTACTCAACAAAAAGCCCGGCCTCACCCGCCGGGCTTTTTCGTGCACAAATAAAATCAGCTCTCCCTTAATGCCTCTGTCGCACCTGTGATACATAGCACCTGATTGCGAGTCCCGTACCCAATGAGGTTTGCCCATGTTGTGTTCCCCACGCCTGCCGCTGCTGCTGACCTGCGCCCTCTCCGGATTACTCGCTTGCGGCGCGCAAGCCGGCACGCCTTCCCCGGCGCCCGCCAGTCTGCAACCGCTGCTGGTGACGATGAACGAACGCCTGAATATTGGTGATCTGGTGGCGCTGACCAAATGGGACAGCCGCAAACCGATCCAGGACAGCGCCCGGGAAGCGCAAGTCATCTCCAACGCCAGGAAGCAGGCGGTTACCCGCAAACTCGACCCGGACGAGGTCGCCGAGTTGATCGCCGCACAGATCGAAGCCAACAAGCTGGTGCAATATGGACTGCTCGCGCAATGGCAAGCAGCGGGCAAGGCGCCTGACGTGCCACGGCCCGACCTTGCCAGGCAAATCCGCCCACGGCTGGATGAGCTGCAAAACCGCCTGTTGCAGTACTACGCCGATTTCGCGCCCTATCGCAAAGACCCGAACTGCGCCCAATGGCTGGCCAAAGAGCGGTCCGCGCTGATCAAGGATGCCCTGCATGGACAGGCTCTGATCCGCGCCACCGGGGATTTGTGCGTGACGAATTGATGGGCTACTGCGGCTGAAACGTCTGCAAGTACGCCAGCACATCCTCGATCTTCTCCGGATCGCTGAGTCCCCAGAAAATCATCCGGGTACCGGGCACCACTTTCTTCGGTGCTTCGAGGTAAGCCGTCAGTGTCTCGCGGGTCCAGACAATGCCGGCGGATTTCATCGCGTCGGAGTATTG
This genomic window contains:
- a CDS encoding MFS transporter; its protein translation is MAAIDNTTTGNAPHHGITREERKVIFASSLGTVFEWYDFYLYGSLAAIIAKHFFAGVNETTAFIFALLAFAAGFAVRPFGAIVFGRLGDMIGRKHTFLITIVIMGISTAIVGFLPGYATIGVAAPVILITLRLLQGLALGGEYGGAATYVAEHAPKGKRGYFTSWIQTTATLGLFLSLLVILACRTILGTEAFEAWGWRIPFLLSILLLIVSVYIRLQLSESPVFLKMKAEGKASKAPLTESFARWDNLKIVIMALLGGTAGQAVVWYTGQFYALFFLLQMLKIDPQTANLLIAGSLLIGTPFFVIFGSLSDRIGRKGIIMAGCILAAVTYFPIFHALTKYGNPDVFAAQAKNPVTVVADPDQCSFQFDPVGKAKFNSSCDLAKTVLAKRAIPYTNEKAAPGTVAQVRIGGKVVESFEGTGMPAADFKTRNDAFAATLGTALKDAGYPEKADPAKTNYPMVLLLLTILVIYVTMVYGPIAAWLVELFPARIRYTSMSLPYHIGNGWFGGFLPTVAFAMVAATGDIYYGLWYPIVIAVMTAILGTFFLPETKDREINHT
- a CDS encoding alpha/beta fold hydrolase, coding for MNQRKTGYAPVNGLRIYFEIHGAANPTQPLLVLLHGGGDTVETSFGQILPVLAAERQVIAVEQQGYGHTADIVDRPFSFEQSADDTAALLAYLHIEQADLFGFSNGGTIALQVAIRHPNAVRKIVAASALVNRAGAYPWLWEAMANATLENMPPHLQEAYLKVAPQPGNLRLMHDKAARRMRDFKDIPDDDIRRITAPTLVVVGDADVIRPEHAVEMFRLLAHAQLVVLPGTDHLQVTARTEWLVPMIDAFLDA
- a CDS encoding phage infection protein codes for the protein MKRQLFLSIAFSVFAVNAFAASSAHPVVAEGGSDRLIESRVAEGGSDRLIENRVAEGGSDRLIENRVAEGGSDRLIENRVAEGGSDRLIENRVAEGGSDRLIENRVAEGGSDRLIESRVAEGGSDRLIESRIAEGGSDRLIESRAV
- a CDS encoding chorismate mutase, whose translation is MLCSPRLPLLLTCALSGLLACGAQAGTPSPAPASLQPLLVTMNERLNIGDLVALTKWDSRKPIQDSAREAQVISNARKQAVTRKLDPDEVAELIAAQIEANKLVQYGLLAQWQAAGKAPDVPRPDLARQIRPRLDELQNRLLQYYADFAPYRKDPNCAQWLAKERSALIKDALHGQALIRATGDLCVTN